The following proteins come from a genomic window of Rutidosis leptorrhynchoides isolate AG116_Rl617_1_P2 chromosome 10, CSIRO_AGI_Rlap_v1, whole genome shotgun sequence:
- the LOC139870260 gene encoding uncharacterized protein, producing the protein MVGTLRSGKTYDNKVKMPKKLEIKYAPGSCGFGVDNLEDKSKIFKIGETDMEPNTILFPKALESPNQFTYGKKGPKTDDMWETFQQVKINIPLINAIKQIPAYAKFLKDLCVQKRKLNASLPKKVKLTEKVSAVISGSLPLKFKDPATPLISVTVGNVNVKKALLDLGASINILP; encoded by the exons ATGGTGGGCACTTTAAGGAGTGGAAAAACATATGATAACAAGGTAAAAATGCCCAAGAAATTAGAAATCAAGTATGCTCCAG GTTCCTGTGGATTTGGGGTTGATAATCTTGAAGATAAATCGAAAATTTTCAAAATTGGGGAAACGGATATGGAGCCTAATACTATTCTATTCCCCAAGGCTCTAGAGTCCCCGAACCAATTCActtatgggaaaaagggaccaAAAACGGATGATATGTGGGAGACCTTTCAACAAGTAAAAATCAATATTCCACTTATTAATGCAATCAAACAAATTCCAGCATATGCTAAATTTTTAAAGGATTTGTGTGTTCAAAAACGGAAACTAAATGCATCATTGCCCAAAAAGgtaaaattaactgaaaaagtgagTGCGGTCATTTCTGGTTCACTTCCACTGAAGTTTAAGGACCCGGCGACACCATTAATTTCGGTTACGGTGGGTAATGTTAATGTCAAAAAGGCTTTAttggatttgggggctagtattaaCATACTTCCATGA